The following proteins are co-located in the Theropithecus gelada isolate Dixy chromosome 19, Tgel_1.0, whole genome shotgun sequence genome:
- the GPR108 gene encoding protein GPR108 isoform X1, whose translation MAVSERRGLGRGRWGQRLLLLLLLGGCSGRIHRLALTGEKRADIQLNNFGFYTNGSLEVELSLLRLGLREAEEKSLLVGFSLSRVRSGRVHSYSTRDFQDCPLQKNSSSFLVLFLINTKDLQVQVRKYGEQKKLFIFPGLLPEAPSGPGLPKPQATVPRKVDGGGTAAASKPKSTPAVPQGSSGKDKELVLGLSHLNNSYNFSFHVVIGSQAEEGQYSLNFHNCNNSVPGKEHPFDITVMIREKNPDGFLSAAEMPLFKLYLVMSACFLAAGIFWVSILCRNMYSVFKIHWLMAALAFTKSISLLFHSINYYFINSQGHPIEGLAVMHYITRLLKGALLFITIALIGSGWAFIKCVLSDKEKKVFGIVISMQVLANVAYIVIESREEGASDYVLWKEILFLVDLICCGAILFPVVWSIRHLQDASGTDGKVAVNLAKLKLFRHYYVMVICYVYFTRIIAILLQVAVPFQWQWLYQLLVEGSTLAFFVLTGYKFQPTGDNPYLQLPQEDEEDVQMEQVMTDSGFREGLSKVNKTASGRELL comes from the exons atggcagtgagcgAGAGGAGGGGGCTCGGCCGCGGGAGGTGGGGGCAGCGGCTACTTCTGCTGTTGCTGTTGGGCGGCTGCTCCGGGCGCATCCACCGGCTGGCGCTGACG GGGGAGAAGCGAGCAGACATCCAGCTGAACAACTTCGGTTTCTACACCAACGGCTCCCTGGAGGTGGAATTGAGCCTCCTGCGGCTGGGCCTCCGGGAGGCAGAAGAGAAGTCCCTGCTG GTGGGGTTCAGTCTCAGCCGGGTTCGATCCGGCAGAGTTCACTCCTATTCA ACCCGGGATTTCCAGGACTGCCCTCTCCAGAAAAACAGTAGCAGCTTCCTGGTCCTGTTCCTCATCAACACCAAGGATCTGCA GGTCCAGGTGCGGAAGTATGGAGAGCAGAAGAAGTTGTTTATCTTTCCCGGGCTCCTCCCCGAAGCGCCCTCCGGACCAGGGCTCCCAAAGCCACAGGCCACAGTCCCCCGCAAGGTGGATGGCG GAGGGACCGCTGCAGCCAGCAAGCCCAAGTCCACACCCGCAGTGCCTCAG GGTTCTAGCGGGAAGGACAAGGAGCTGGTGttaggcctgagccacctcaaCAACTCCTATAACTTCAGT TTCCATGTGGTGATCGGCTCTCAGGCGGAAGAAGGCCAGTACAGCCTGAACTTCCACAACTGCAACAATTCAGTGCCGGGCAAGGAGCATCCATTCGACATCACG GTGATGATCCGGGAGAAGAATCCCGATGGCTTCCTGTCGGCGGCGGAGATGCCCCTTTTCAAGCTCTACCTGGTCATGTCCGCCTGCTTCCTGGCCGCTGGCATCTTCTGGGTGTCCATCCTCTGCAGGAACAT GTATAGCGTCTTCAAGATCCACTGGCTCATGGCGGCCTTGGCCTTCACCAAGAgcatctctctcctcttccacAGT ATCAACTACTACTTCATCAACAGCCAGGGCCACCCCATCGAAGGCCTTGCCGTCATGCACTACATCACCCGCCT GCTGAAGGGTGCTCTTCTCTTCATCACCATCGCCCTGATCGGCTCAGGCTGGGCCTTCATCAAGTGCGTCCTGTCGGATAAGGAGAAGAAAGTTTTTGGGATCGTGATCTCCATGCAG GTCCTGGCCAACGTGGCCTACATCGTCATCGAGTCTCGCGAGGAGGGCGCCAGCGACTACGTGCTGTGGAAGGAGATTTTGTTCCTGGTGGATCTCATCTGCTGCGGCGCCATCCTGTTCCCCGTAGTCTG GTCCATCCGGCATCTCCAGGATGCGTCTGGCACAGACGGGAAGG TGGCGGTGAACCTGGCCAAGCTGAAGCTGTTCCGGCATTACTATGTCATG GTCATCTGCTACGTCTACTTCACCCGCATCATCGCCATCCTGCTGCAGGTGGCTGTCCCCTTTCAGTGGCAGTGGCTATACCAG CTCTTGGTGGAAGGCTCCACCCTGGCCTTCTTCGTGCTCACGGGCTACAAGTTCCAGCCCACAGGGGACAACCCGTACCTGCAGCTGCCCCAGGAGGACGAGGAGGATGTTCAGATGGAGCAAGT AATGACCGACTCTGGGTTCCGGGAAGGCCTCTCCAAAGTCAACAAAACAGCCAGCGGGCGGGAACTGTTATGA
- the GPR108 gene encoding protein GPR108 isoform X2 — MIREKNPDGFLSAAEMPLFKLYLVMSACFLAAGIFWVSILCRNMYSVFKIHWLMAALAFTKSISLLFHSINYYFINSQGHPIEGLAVMHYITRLLKGALLFITIALIGSGWAFIKCVLSDKEKKVFGIVISMQVLANVAYIVIESREEGASDYVLWKEILFLVDLICCGAILFPVVWSIRHLQDASGTDGKVAVNLAKLKLFRHYYVMVICYVYFTRIIAILLQVAVPFQWQWLYQLLVEGSTLAFFVLTGYKFQPTGDNPYLQLPQEDEEDVQMEQVMTDSGFREGLSKVNKTASGRELL; from the exons ATGATCCGGGAGAAGAATCCCGATGGCTTCCTGTCGGCGGCGGAGATGCCCCTTTTCAAGCTCTACCTGGTCATGTCCGCCTGCTTCCTGGCCGCTGGCATCTTCTGGGTGTCCATCCTCTGCAGGAACAT GTATAGCGTCTTCAAGATCCACTGGCTCATGGCGGCCTTGGCCTTCACCAAGAgcatctctctcctcttccacAGT ATCAACTACTACTTCATCAACAGCCAGGGCCACCCCATCGAAGGCCTTGCCGTCATGCACTACATCACCCGCCT GCTGAAGGGTGCTCTTCTCTTCATCACCATCGCCCTGATCGGCTCAGGCTGGGCCTTCATCAAGTGCGTCCTGTCGGATAAGGAGAAGAAAGTTTTTGGGATCGTGATCTCCATGCAG GTCCTGGCCAACGTGGCCTACATCGTCATCGAGTCTCGCGAGGAGGGCGCCAGCGACTACGTGCTGTGGAAGGAGATTTTGTTCCTGGTGGATCTCATCTGCTGCGGCGCCATCCTGTTCCCCGTAGTCTG GTCCATCCGGCATCTCCAGGATGCGTCTGGCACAGACGGGAAGG TGGCGGTGAACCTGGCCAAGCTGAAGCTGTTCCGGCATTACTATGTCATG GTCATCTGCTACGTCTACTTCACCCGCATCATCGCCATCCTGCTGCAGGTGGCTGTCCCCTTTCAGTGGCAGTGGCTATACCAG CTCTTGGTGGAAGGCTCCACCCTGGCCTTCTTCGTGCTCACGGGCTACAAGTTCCAGCCCACAGGGGACAACCCGTACCTGCAGCTGCCCCAGGAGGACGAGGAGGATGTTCAGATGGAGCAAGT AATGACCGACTCTGGGTTCCGGGAAGGCCTCTCCAAAGTCAACAAAACAGCCAGCGGGCGGGAACTGTTATGA